In the Pseudomonadales bacterium genome, one interval contains:
- the rsfS gene encoding ribosome silencing factor — protein MTKSLSEIEALVVEALESLKAKDIKVIDVSALTDMTDKMIIASGTSTRQVCALAQQVITESKKAGCPPVGYEGEDVGEWALVDLGDVVVHILLPEQRDFYSLEQLWSNKPSSA, from the coding sequence ATGACTAAATCGCTCAGCGAAATAGAAGCGCTTGTGGTGGAGGCTTTAGAGTCTCTCAAAGCAAAAGACATTAAAGTTATTGATGTGTCAGCATTGACCGATATGACAGACAAAATGATTATTGCCAGTGGCACCTCGACTCGACAGGTCTGCGCATTAGCGCAGCAGGTCATTACGGAAAGTAAAAAAGCTGGCTGTCCACCGGTCGGTTATGAAGGTGAAGACGTTGGTGAATGGGCTTTGGTAGATTTGGGCGATGTTGTTGTTCATATATTATTGCCAGAACAACGTGACTTTTATTCACTTGAACAACTATGGTCGAATAAACCCTCCAGCGCATGA